From the Streptomyces syringium genome, one window contains:
- a CDS encoding MarR family winged helix-turn-helix transcriptional regulator, whose translation MSRTPDPALVGLAQGWCALSALHGRIESHIERALQAGHELSVREFSVLDVLSRQHDGEGGHLRMNEVADAVVLSQSATTRLVNRLEDRGLLTRYLCLTDRRGIYTDVTDAGRALLDEARPTNDAALSEALREASKRAELAPLVAAVESLSPVA comes from the coding sequence ATGTCCCGCACCCCGGACCCCGCTCTGGTCGGCCTGGCACAGGGCTGGTGTGCGCTCTCCGCGCTGCACGGCCGGATCGAATCGCACATCGAGCGCGCGCTGCAGGCCGGGCACGAGCTGAGCGTGCGCGAGTTCTCCGTGCTGGACGTGCTCAGCCGCCAGCACGACGGCGAGGGCGGCCACCTGCGGATGAACGAGGTCGCCGACGCGGTCGTCCTCAGCCAGAGCGCGACGACCCGCCTGGTCAACCGCCTGGAGGACCGCGGCCTGCTCACCCGCTACCTCTGCCTCACCGACCGCCGCGGCATCTACACCGACGTCACCGACGCCGGCCGCGCCCTCCTCGACGAGGCCCGGCCGACCAACGACGCCGCGCTGAGCGAGGCGCTGCGGGAGGCGTCGAAGCGCGCGGAGCTGGCACCGCTGGTCGCAGCCGTGGAATCGCTCTCGCCGGTCGCGTAG